One Bacillaceae bacterium S4-13-56 genomic region harbors:
- a CDS encoding putative holin-like toxin, which produces MPMSMYESLMVLSAFGTFLIALLALVISLINRK; this is translated from the coding sequence ATGCCTATGAGTATGTATGAGAGTCTTATGGTGTTGAGTGCATTCGGCACCTTCTTGATTGCATTACTCGCATTGGTCATATCTTTGATCAATAGAAAATAG
- a CDS encoding CarD family transcriptional regulator has product MEVDFLFQIGDNIVYPMQGAGIIKSIEEKEFSGEVRQYYVINMLVSNMQVMIPKGNILNSNIRPVTDMGALKQIIQIFQHGESDNLLTWKERHKINTDKIKKGRLQECAEVVRDLKRMDKEKALNSSEKKLFDKANHFLISEIRLIKGVTENQINIFC; this is encoded by the coding sequence ATGGAGGTGGATTTTTTGTTTCAAATTGGCGATAACATTGTTTATCCAATGCAAGGAGCAGGTATAATTAAATCCATAGAAGAAAAGGAATTCTCGGGGGAAGTAAGACAGTATTATGTTATAAATATGTTAGTTAGTAATATGCAAGTCATGATTCCTAAGGGTAATATATTGAATTCAAATATACGACCAGTTACTGACATGGGTGCATTAAAACAAATCATACAGATTTTCCAGCATGGAGAATCAGATAACTTACTGACATGGAAAGAAAGGCATAAAATAAACACGGATAAAATAAAAAAAGGCAGACTACAAGAATGTGCTGAAGTTGTACGTGATTTAAAACGTATGGATAAAGAAAAAGCACTGAACTCAAGCGAAAAGAAGTTGTTTGATAAAGCTAACCACTTTTTGATTAGTGAAATTAGATTAATTAAAGGCGTCACTGAAAACCAAATAAATATTTTCTGTTAA